Proteins encoded by one window of Phenylobacterium soli:
- a CDS encoding UDP-glucuronic acid decarboxylase family protein, with protein MKSVKQKTILVAGGAGFLGSHLCERLIEQGARVVCLDNFQTGDRANLRRLEREDGFELIEADIVDPLPAKVARRKFDEIYNLACAASPPLYQVDPEHTLLTSVLGTHHLLKLAHACGARFLLTSTSEVYGDPDVHPQVETYRGNVSCTGPRACYDEGKRAAETLCFDYDRLGRGVVRVARIFNTYGPRLSASDGRVVSNVVSQALAGEDITVFGDGSQTRSFCFVDDTVAGLMKLMAYDGAQPGPINIGNPVERTICDLVDRVLAITGSSSEVVYRPLPIDDPRRRKPDIGKARELLGWSPETTLEQGLKATIAWFEKEAPASADAAEAGDDDVRLTA; from the coding sequence ATGAAGAGCGTGAAACAGAAGACCATCCTGGTGGCGGGCGGCGCCGGCTTCCTCGGCTCGCATCTCTGCGAGCGGCTGATCGAGCAGGGCGCGCGGGTGGTGTGCCTGGACAACTTCCAGACCGGCGACCGGGCCAACCTCCGCCGGCTGGAGCGGGAGGATGGATTCGAACTGATCGAGGCCGACATCGTCGATCCGCTGCCCGCCAAGGTGGCTCGCCGGAAGTTCGACGAGATCTACAACCTCGCCTGCGCAGCCTCTCCGCCGCTCTATCAGGTCGATCCCGAGCACACCCTGCTCACCAGCGTCCTTGGCACCCATCATCTCCTCAAGTTGGCGCACGCCTGCGGCGCGCGGTTCCTGCTCACCTCCACCAGCGAGGTCTATGGCGACCCCGACGTCCACCCGCAGGTGGAGACCTATCGGGGCAACGTCAGCTGCACCGGCCCGCGCGCCTGCTACGACGAGGGCAAGCGCGCCGCCGAGACCCTGTGCTTCGACTACGACAGGCTCGGACGTGGCGTGGTCCGGGTGGCCCGCATCTTCAACACCTACGGCCCGCGCCTCTCCGCCTCGGACGGTCGGGTGGTGTCGAACGTCGTGAGCCAGGCCCTGGCCGGCGAGGACATCACCGTCTTCGGCGACGGCTCGCAGACGCGCTCGTTCTGCTTCGTCGACGACACCGTGGCCGGGCTGATGAAGCTGATGGCCTACGACGGCGCCCAGCCCGGTCCGATCAACATCGGCAATCCGGTCGAGCGGACGATCTGCGACCTCGTGGACCGGGTGCTGGCGATCACCGGCTCCAGCTCGGAAGTGGTCTACCGGCCGCTGCCGATCGACGATCCGCGCCGCCGCAAGCCGGACATCGGCAAGGCGCGGGAGCTGCTCGGCTGGTCGCCGGAGACGACGCTCGAGCAGGGCCTGAAGGCGACGATCGCCTGGTTCGAGAAGGAAGCGCCGGCGAGCGCCGACGCCGCCGAGGCCGGAGACGACGACGTCCGGCTGACGGCCTGA